One Amycolatopsis thermophila DNA segment encodes these proteins:
- the rfbD gene encoding dTDP-4-dehydrorhamnose reductase has product MLSVLVPGGTGQLGQALSALASPGVQVVAPSSADVDVTSAGSVIAAVNALAAEAAEAGRKPLVINAAAYTAVDAAETDEPRAFRVNADGARVLAAACSSRRVPLIHVSTDYVFPGDASRPYEPEDPLGPRSAYGRTKAAGEDAVLGSGAQVWVVRTAWVYGAGGANFVETMRRLESERDTVSVVDDQRGSPTFAGDLAGGLLELGRAIAEGRAPQRRVLHCTNAGETTWFGFARAIFEELGADPERVKPCTTAEFPRPAPRPPYSVLSNEAWVTAGLTKLRPWREALHAYFSA; this is encoded by the coding sequence TGTCCGCACTCGCGTCGCCCGGGGTCCAGGTGGTGGCGCCGTCCTCGGCCGATGTGGACGTGACCAGCGCCGGGTCCGTGATCGCCGCGGTCAACGCACTGGCCGCGGAGGCCGCCGAGGCCGGGCGCAAGCCGCTGGTGATCAACGCGGCCGCCTACACCGCGGTGGACGCCGCGGAGACCGACGAGCCCCGGGCGTTCCGGGTCAACGCGGACGGCGCACGGGTGCTCGCCGCGGCTTGCTCCTCGCGGCGTGTGCCGTTGATCCACGTCTCGACGGACTACGTGTTCCCCGGCGACGCGTCCCGCCCGTACGAGCCGGAAGACCCGCTCGGGCCGCGCAGCGCCTACGGCCGGACGAAGGCGGCCGGTGAGGACGCCGTGCTCGGCTCGGGCGCGCAGGTGTGGGTGGTGCGGACCGCGTGGGTGTACGGCGCGGGCGGGGCGAACTTCGTGGAAACCATGCGGCGACTGGAATCCGAGCGGGACACCGTGTCTGTTGTGGACGATCAGCGCGGTTCCCCGACCTTCGCCGGGGACCTCGCCGGGGGGCTGCTGGAGCTCGGCCGGGCGATCGCCGAGGGCCGCGCCCCGCAACGACGCGTGTTGCACTGCACCAACGCCGGGGAGACGACGTGGTTCGGCTTCGCGCGGGCGATCTTCGAAGAGCTGGGTGCCGACCCGGAGCGGGTGAAGCCCTGCACGACGGCCGAATTCCCGCGGCCCGCGCCGAGGCCGCCGTACTCGGTGCTGTCCAATGAGGCCTGGGTGACCGCGGGATTGACGAAGCTGCGCCCCTGGCGCGAGGCGCTGCACGCGTACTTCAGCGCCTAG